A window of Nomascus leucogenys isolate Asia chromosome X, Asia_NLE_v1, whole genome shotgun sequence contains these coding sequences:
- the ZBTB33 gene encoding transcriptional regulator Kaiso → MESRKLISATDIQYSGSLLNSLNEQRGHGLFCDVTVIVEDRKFRAHKNILSASSTYFHQLFSVAGQVVELSFIRAEIFAEILNYIYSSKIVRVRSDLLDELIKSGQLLGVKFIAELGVPLSQVKSISGTAQDGNTEPLPPDSGDKNLVIQKSKDEAQDNGATIMPIITESFSLSAEDYEMKKIIVTDSDDDDDDDVIFCSEILPTKETLPSNNTVAQVQSNPGPVAISDVAPSASNNSPPLTNITPTQKLPTPVNQATLSQTQGSEKLLVSSAPTHLTPNIILLNQTPLSTPPNVSSSLPNHMPSSINLLVQNQQTPNSAILTGNKANEEEEEEIIDDDDDTISSSPDSAVSNTSLVPQADTSQNTSFDGSLIQKMQIPTLLQEPLSNSLKISDIITRNTNDPGLGSKHLMEGQKIITLDTATEIEGLSTGCKVYANIGEDTYDIVIPVKDDPDEGEARLENEVPKTSGSEMANKRMKVKHDDHYELIVDGRVYYICIVCKRSYVCLTSLRRHFNIHSWEKKYPCRYCEKVFPLAEYRTKHEIHHTGERRYQCLACGKSFINYQFMSSHIKSVHSQDPSGDSKLYRLHPCRSLQIRQYAYLSDRSSTIPAMKDDGIGYKVDTGKEPPVGTTTSTQNKPMTWEDIFIQQENDSIFKQNVTDGSTEFEFIIPESY, encoded by the coding sequence ATGGAGAGTAGAAAACTGATTTCTGCTACAGACATTCAGTACTCTGGCAGTCTGCTGAACTCCTTGAATGAGCAACGTGGCCATGGACTCTTCTGTGATGTTACCGTTATTGTGGAAGACCGAAAATTCCGGGCTCACAAGAATATTCTTTCAGCTTCTAGTACCTACTTCCATCAGCTCTTCTCTGTTGCCGGGCAAGTTGTTGAACTGAGCTTTATAAGAGCAGAGATCTTTGCAGAAATTCTCAATTATATCTATAGTTCTAAAATTGTTCGTGTTAGATCAGATTTGCTTGATGAGTTAATTAAATCAGGGCAGTTATTAGGAGTGAAATTTATAGCAGAGCTTGGTGTCCCATTGTCACAGGTTAAAAGCATCTCAGGTACAGCTCAGGATGGTAATACTGAACCTTTACCTCCTGATTCTGGTGACAAGAACCTTGTAATACAGAAATCAAAAGATGAAGCCCAAGATAATGGGGCTACTATAATGCCTATTATAACAGAGTCTTTTTCATTATCTGCCGAAGATTATGAAATGAAAAAGATCATTGTTACCGattctgatgatgatgatgatgatgatgtcatTTTTTGCTCCGAGATTCTGCCCACAAAGGAGACTTTGCCGAGTAATAACACAGTGGCACAGGTCCAATCTAACCCAGGCCCTGTTGCTATTTCAGATGTTGCACCTAGTGCCAGCAATAACTCACCCCCTTTAACAAATATCACACCTACTCAGAAACTTCCTACTCCTGTGAATCAGGCAACTCTGAGCCAAACACAAGGAAGTGAAAAACTGTTGGTATCTTCAGCTCCAACACATCTGACTCccaatattattttgttaaatcagACACCACTTTCTACACCACCAAATGTCAGTTCTTCACTTCCAAATCATATGCCCTCTTCAATCAATTTACTTGTGCAGAATCAGCAGACACCAAACAGTGCTATTTTAACAGGAAACAAGGCcaatgaagaggaggaggaggaaataatagatgatgatgatgacactaTTAGCTCCAGTCCTGACTCGGCCGTCAGTAATACATCTTTGGTCCCACAGGCTGATACCTCCCAAAATACCAGTTTTGATGGATCATTAATACAGAAGATGCAGATTCCTACACTTCTTCAAGAACCACTTTCCAATTCCTTAAAAATTTCAGATATAATTACTAGAAATACTAATGATCCAGGCTTAGGATCAAAACATCTAATGGAGGGTCAGAAGATCATTACTTTAGATACAGCTACTGAAATTGAAGGCTTATCGACTGGTTGCAAGGTTTATGCAAATATCGGTGAAGATACTTATGATATAGTGATCCCTGTCAAAGATGACCCTGATGAAGGGGAGGCCAGACTTGAGAATGAAGTACCAAAAACGTCTGGCAGCGAGATGGCAAACAAACGTATGAAAGTAAAACATGATGATCACTATGAGTTAATAGTAGATGGAAGGGTCTATTATATCTGTATTGTATGCAAAAGGTCATATGTCTGTCTGACAAGCTTGCGGAGACATTTTAACATTCATTCTTGGGAGAAGAAGTATCCGTGCCGTTACTGTGAGAAGGTATTTCCTCTTGCAGAATATCGCACAAAGCATGAAATTCATCACACAGGGGAGCGAAGGTATCAGTGTTTGGCCTGTGGCAAATCTTTCATCAACTATCAGTTTATGTCTTCACATATAAAGTCAGTTCATAGTCAAGATCCTTCTGGGGACTCAAAGCTTTATCGTTTACATCCATGCAGGTCTTTACAAATCAGACAATATGCATATCTTTCCGATAGATCAAGCACTATTCCTGCAATGAAGGATGATGGTATTGGGTACAAGGTTGACACTGGAAAAGAACCTCCAGTAGGGACCACTACATCTACTCAGAACAAGCCAATGACCTGGGAAGATATTTTTATTCAGCAGGAAAAtgattcaatttttaaacaaaatgtaacAGATGGCAGTACTGAGTTTGAATTTATAATACCGGAATCTTACTAA